Proteins encoded in a region of the Sugiyamaella lignohabitans strain CBS 10342 chromosome B, complete sequence genome:
- the HER2 gene encoding glutamyl-tRNA(Gln) amidotransferase subunit HER2 (Subunit of the trimeric GatFAB AmidoTransferase(AdT) complex; involved in the formation of Q-tRNAQ; required for remodeling of ER caused by Hmg2p overexpression; similar to bacterial GatA glutamyl-tRNA amidotransferase; GO_component: GO:0030956 - glutamyl-tRNA(Gln) amidotransferase complex [Evidence IEA]; GO_component: GO:0030956 - glutamyl-tRNA(Gln) amidotransferase complex [Evidence IDA] [PMID 19417106]; GO_component: GO:0005739 - mitochondrion [Evidence IEA,IEA,IEA]; GO_component: GO:0005739 - mitochondrion [Evidence IDA] [PMID 11914276]; GO_component: GO:0005739 - mitochondrion [Evidence IDA] [PMID 14562095]; GO_component: GO:0005739 - mitochondrion [Evidence IDA] [PMID 14576278]; GO_component: GO:0005739 - mitochondrion [Evidence IDA] [PMID 16823961]; GO_component: GO:0005739 - mitochondrion [Evidence IDA] [PMID 19417106]; GO_function: GO:0005524 - ATP binding [Evidence IEA]; GO_function: GO:0016884 - carbon-nitrogen ligase activity, with glutamine as amido-N-donor [Evidence IEA,IEA]; GO_function: GO:0050567 - glutaminyl-tRNA synthase (glutamine-hydrolyzing) activity [Evidence IEA,IEA]; GO_function: GO:0050567 - glutaminyl-tRNA synthase (glutamine-hydrolyzing) activity [Evidence IDA] [PMID 19417106]; GO_function: GO:0016874 - ligase activity [Evidence IEA]; GO_function: GO:0000166 - nucleotide binding [Evidence IEA]; GO_process: GO:0007029 - endoplasmic reticulum organization [Evidence IGI] [PMID 18667535]; GO_process: GO:0070681 - glutaminyl-tRNAGln biosynthesis via transamidation [Evidence IEA]; GO_process: GO:0070681 - glutaminyl-tRNAGln biosynthesis via transamidation [Evidence IDA] [PMID 19417106]; GO_process: GO:0032543 - mitochondrial translation [Evidence IEA]; GO_process: GO:0006412 - translation [Evidence IEA,IEA]), with protein sequence MGSTNENSCFGKALNPLYTDSEVTPGGSSGGSAAAVAADMCDVALGSDTGGSVRLPSAYCGVIGFKPSYGLLSRHGVVAYAQSLDTVGLISKDISLVEASFNALNHYDPQDPTSVSPSLRDKIEANTRIASNSGSKDRKLNIGVIKEAIIDLSPEVREMWISCLDRLRRDGHTVTVVSLPSLKSSLPTYFIVSLAEASSNLARYDGVRYGSRAESDRDSGPTGTLYGPTRTRGFGDEVQRRILLGTYNLTARAYGNHFEKAQRVRRKLQMEFNSIFATPNVLYPDNSYTPGNIDVVIHPTARTKPPTFDSIFDAESAVDSYVNDALTVPANHAGIPAISIPYGGVSSIGMQIWGQYGDDQKVLDVARLLLAN encoded by the coding sequence ATGGGGTCCACTAATGAGAACAGTTGCTTCGGCAAGGCATTAAATCCGCTGTATACAGACTCGGAAGTGACTCCAGGAGGTTCGTCTGGTGgaagtgctgctgctgtggctGCTGATATGTGTGATGTAGCATTAGGAAGCGACACTGGTGGTTCAGTGCGACTGCCAAGTGCTTACTGTGGAGTTATCGGTTTCAAACCCAGTTACGGACTCCTTTCAAGACACGGAGTCGTGGCTTATGCTCAAAGTCTAGATACCGTGGGTCTTATTTCAAAGGACATCTCGCTTGTAGAGGCGTCGTTTAATGCATTAAATCACTACGATCCCCAGGATCCCACCTCAGTATCGCCGTCTTTACGGGACAAAATCGAAGCAAATACTAGAATTGCCAGTAATTCGGGGTCAAAAGACCGAAAACTCAACATCGGCGTTATTAAAGAGGCTATTATCGATTTGTCACCGGAAGTTCGTGAAATGTGGATTTCATGTCTCGACCGACTACGACGAGACGGTCATACTGTGACAGTTGTATCACTGCCGTCTTTGAAAAGTTCGTTGCCAACTTATTTCATTGTTTCGTTGGCAGAAGCTTCTTCGAATCTCGCGAGATACGACGGTGTGAGATACGGCAGTAGAGCCGAGTCGGATCGTGACTCGGGTCCTACTGGCACTCTGTATGGACCAACTAGAACTCGAGGATTCGGAGACGAAGTCCAACGTCGAATTCTTCTTGGAACTTATAATCTCACTGCCCGAGCATATGGAAACCATTTCGAAAAGGCCCAGAGAGTCCGTCGTAAGCTGCAGATGGAATTCAATTCTATCTTCGCTACTCCAAACGTCCTGTATCCCGACAATTCATACACTCCAGGCAACATCGACGTCGTTATCCACCCCACTGCCCGAACTAAGCCTCCAACTTTTGACAGCATTTTCGACGCCGAGTCGGCTGTTGACTCGTATGTCAACGACGCACTCACTGTCCCCGCCAACCACGCCGGCATTCCTGCCATCTCCATCCCTTATGGTGGTGTATCTTCCATTGGCATGCAAATCTGGGGCCAATATGGCGATGACCAGAAAGTTCTCGACGTTGCCAGGCTCTTGTTGGCTAATTAG
- the REV7 gene encoding Rev7p (Accessory subunit of DNA polymerase zeta; involved in translesion synthesis during post-replication repair; required for mutagenesis induced by DNA damage; involved in double-strand break repair; forms a complex with Rev3p, Pol31p and Pol32p; GO_component: GO:0005739 - mitochondrion [Evidence IEA,IEA]; GO_component: GO:0005739 - mitochondrion [Evidence IDA] [PMID 16452144]; GO_component: GO:0000790 - nuclear chromatin [Evidence IDA] [PMID 16546083]; GO_component: GO:0016035 - zeta DNA polymerase complex [Evidence IDA] [PMID 8658138]; GO_function: GO:0003887 - DNA-directed DNA polymerase activity [Evidence IDA] [PMID 8658138]; GO_process: GO:0006281 - DNA repair [Evidence IEA]; GO_process: GO:0006974 - cellular response to DNA damage stimulus [Evidence IEA]; GO_process: GO:0070987 - error-free translesion synthesis [Evidence IDA] [PMID 12514101]; GO_process: GO:0042276 - error-prone translesion synthesis [Evidence IDA] [PMID 11313481]; GO_process: GO:0042276 - error-prone translesion synthesis [Evidence IMP] [PMID 3897795]; GO_process: GO:0042276 - error-prone translesion synthesis [Evidence IGI] [PMID 9765213]) yields the protein MSSQHPGSFSELLGTFHEFLVVLVHNVLYLRGVYPPETFRAVRKYGIALHQCRHPGVNQWIEDMAVACMSRIKEGGVGRLSIVILREKTNTPLERFVVDISDFPEVPESVQTVSIDNIAVTWTSLLEEYRACLATLAGMSQSFGKLPADITFTLIMELKPDDAPSHIHPLQSTTLSDSSTTPDPSPWITADRHRYHLSTPLSLTTHPIRFVDAGPISFNLSLEEDKQKLKLPSRP from the coding sequence ATGTCGTCGCAGCATCCCGGCTCGTTTTCCGAGCTGTTGGGCACGTTTCACGAGTTCCTGGTTGTTCTGGTCCATAATGTGCTGTATCTACGAGGAGTTTATCCACCAGAGACGTTTCGTGCGGTGCGGAAATACGGTATCGCTTTGCACCAGTGTCGCCATCCAGGAGTTAACCAGTGGATCGAGGACATGGCCGTGGCGTGTATGAGTCGAATCAAGGAAGGCGGTGTTGGCAGACTGTCGATAGTTATATTGCGGGAAAAGACCAACACGCCGTTAGAACGATTTGTAGTGGATATCAGCGATTTCCCTGAAGTGCCCGAGTCGGTGCAGACCGTCAGTATCGACAACATCGCAGTCACCTGGACCTCGCTGCTGGAAGAATACCGAGCGTGTCTTGCGACACTGGCTGGCATGTCACAATCGTTTGGCAAACTGCCAGCTGATATCACATTCACTCTGATCATGGAACTCAAACCCGACGACGCCCCATCCCACATACACCCATTACAATCAACCACGCTCTCCGACTCGTCCACAACACCCGACCCGTCTCCATGGATCACGGCCGACCGCCATCGATACCATCTGTCTACCCCGCTCTCATTGACCACCCACCCGATCCGGTTCGTCGACGCCGGTCCCATCAGCTTCAACCTCTCCCTCGAAGAGGACAAGCAGAAACTGAAACTGCCCTCTCGACCCTAA
- the JLP1 gene encoding Jlp1p (Fe(II)-dependent sulfonate/alpha-ketoglutarate dioxygenase; involved in sulfonate catabolism for use as a sulfur source; contains sequence that resembles a J domain (typified by the E. coli DnaJ protein); induced by sulphur starvation; GO_component: GO:0005575 - cellular_component [Evidence ND]; GO_function: GO:0051213 - dioxygenase activity [Evidence IEA]; GO_function: GO:0046872 - metal ion binding [Evidence IEA]; GO_function: GO:0016491 - oxidoreductase activity [Evidence IEA,IEA]; GO_function: GO:0000907 - sulfonate dioxygenase activity [Evidence IDA] [PMID 10482536]; GO_process: GO:0046306 - alkanesulfonate catabolic process [Evidence IEA]; GO_process: GO:0055114 - oxidation-reduction process [Evidence IEA,IEA]; GO_process: GO:0044273 - sulfur compound catabolic process [Evidence IMP] [PMID 10482536]), whose product MSSIVESIKNLDIKSDTPEKTRKDLQFDKSEFRYPNYAPTFNPEQKYPPYEQFEFKDPGLLADENLANLFPNGLPSTDADKRAPANTQIVKFGYSHIELTPKFGSEIRGVQLSQLSDEAKNDLARFVAERGVVVFRDQDLRDLPIEQALKFAEHFGRQHIHPTSGSPEGHPEVHLVYRDSKRKVFDEYFAKKISSTAFHSDVTYEQQPPGTTFLGILDSPSTGGDTVFADTVEIYNRLSPEFKKRLHGLKAIHSAHEQAEFSRVRGGVVRREPVKTAHPIVRTHPVTKKKAIFVNNQFTRYVEGFKSEESDYLLNFLYDVIAKSADTQVRAKWEDGTVVVWDNRRAVHSALLDWDAEGQTRHAFRLTPQAEVPYETPFE is encoded by the coding sequence atgtcTTCTATTGTGGAATCAATTAAGAACCTGGACATCAAGTCCGACACTCCTGAGAAGACTAGAAAGGACCTGCAATTCGATAAATCCGAATTCAGATATCCTAACTATGCTCCTACCTTTAACCCTGAGCAAAAGTACCCTCCCTATGAACAATTCGAGTTCAAAGACCCTGGTCTTTTGGCTGATGAGAACCTAGCCAATTTGTTCCCTAATGGATTACCATCtactgatgctgataagaGAGCTCCTGCAAACACCCAAATTGTCAAGTTTGGCTACTCACACATTGAACTGACTCCTAAATTCGGTTCCGAGATTCGAGGTGTTCAATTGAGTCAGCTTTCTGATGAAGCTAAGAATGATTTAGCTAGATTTGTTGCTGAGAGAGGTGTAGTTGTGTTCCGTGATCAAGATCTTCGTGATCTTCCTATTGAGCAAGCCCTTAAATTTGCTGAACACTTTGGCCGTCAACACATCCACCCTACTTCTGGATCTCCTGAAGGTCACCCTGAAGTTCATTTGGTTTACCGTGATTCTAAGAGAAAGGTGTTTGACGAGTACTTTGCCAAGAAGATCTCCTCTACTGCTTTCCACTCTGATGTCACTTATGAGCAGCAACCCCCTGGTACTACCTTTTTGGGAATTTTAGACTCTCCATccactggtggtgataccGTTTTTGCCGACACTGTCGAAATTTACAACAGACTGTCACCGGAGTTCAAGAAGAGATTACACGGACTTAAAGCCATTCACTCTGCACACGAGCAAGCCGAGTTCTCCAGAGTCAGAGGTGGTGTTGTCAGACGTGAGCCTGTCAAGACAGCCCACCCTATCGTCCGTACCCACCCCGTTACTAAGAAGAAGGCCATCTTTGTAAACAACCAGTTCACTCGATATGTCGAGGGTTTCAAGAGCGAAGAGTCTGACTACCTCCTCAACTTCCTCTACGATGTCATTGCTAAGAGCGCCGATACACAAGTCCGTGCCAAATGGGAAGACGGAACTGTGGTTGTCTGGGATAACCGACGAGCCGTCCACTCAGCTCTCCTCGACTGGGACGCCGAGGGCCAGACCCGTCACGCTTTCCGTCTCACTCCCCAGGCCGAGGTTCCTTATGAAACTCCTTTTGAGTAA
- a CDS encoding putative carboxylic ester hydrolase (Putative acyltransferase with similarity to Eeb1p and Eht1p; has a minor role in medium-chain fatty acid ethyl ester biosynthesis; may be involved in lipid metabolism and detoxification; GO_component: GO:0005575 - cellular_component [Evidence ND]; GO_function: GO:0016787 - hydrolase activity [Evidence IEA]; GO_function: GO:0016746 - transferase activity, transferring acyl groups [Evidence ISS] [PMID 16361250]; GO_process: GO:0051792 - medium-chain fatty acid biosynthetic process [Evidence IGI] [PMID 16361250]), with amino-acid sequence MVYSTVKAYKPADPVQLPLSKDSGYDREYISLDRLIEDHIPEIQDNTWFWNSPLLFNGHLQTMYAAAGNFENVDQIYYGRRLLTWDNGATVSVDHVINTPTSKTEWEEALKYKPTDNLPKFPSRTRYLTPEEIIKFENPNETRPLLITLHGLTGGSHESYVRATINQLIFKAGSRFECLVLTSRGCNRTKITTPQLFCGAATEDIRNFVNRIREIQPNRKIYAVGYSLGASMLANYLGQEGSDIQLEGACCVANPWDLNVSSIELQNTYIGRNLYSPTMTKNLLRLVKNHKDVLSNNEHFVRALNKPSPRTLPEFDDLYTAPFFGFDSSSDYYRLGSSVHRLTSIRTPTLILNSLDDPVVSELGIPYAEAKVNPYTYLVTTSVGGHLGWFEPGGKRWFAGVIADYFITLDNNVSTVKNAVASLDHLPKRKWNVDRHIL; translated from the coding sequence ATGGTTTACTCGACAGTCAAGGCTTATAAGCCCGCGGACCCTGTTCAGTTGCCACTGAGCAAGGATTCGGGCTACGATAGAGAGTATATCTCGTTGGACAGGCTGATTGAGGACCACATTCCTGAGATCCAGGACAACACCTGGTTCTGGAATAGTCCTCTTCTGTTTAATGGCCATCTTCAAACGATGtatgctgctgctggaaacTTCGAAAATGTGGATCAAATTTACTACGGACGTCGATTGTTGACTTGGGACAATGGTGCTACTGTGTCTGTCGACCACGTCATTAATACTCCTACCTCGAAAACCGAATGGGAAGAGGCTCTTAAATATAAACCTACTGACAATCTTCCTAAATTCCCGTCTAGAACACGATACTTGACTCCTGAAGAGATTATCAAGTTCGAGAATCCAAATGAAACCCGTCCTTTGCTAATTACTCTTCACGGGCTGACTGGTGGGTCTCATGAATCGTATGTCCGAGCCACCATCAACCAGCTTATTTTCAAGGCAGGATCTCGTTTCGAGTGTCTTGTATTGACCAGTAGAGGCTGTAACCGAACCAAGATCACCACACCTCAATTGTTCTgtggtgctgccactgAAGATATCCGGAATTTTGTCAACCGGATCCGGGAAATCCAACCCAACCGTAAAATCTATGCTGTTGGATATAGTCTTGGAGCATCGATGTTGGCCAACTACCTTGGTCAAGAGGGTTCAGACATTCAATTAGAAGGAGCCTGTTGTGTCGCCAACCCCTGGGATCTCAATGTCAGCAGTATTGAGCTGCAAAATACATACATTGGCCGTAATCTGTACTCGCCAACCATGACCAAAAACCTGCTTCGTTTAGTCAAGAACCACAAGGACGTGCTTTCTAATAACGAGCACTTTGTGAGAGCACTCAACAAACCGTCACCACGCACCCTTCCTGAATTCGATGACCTGTACACTGCGCCATTTTTCGGGTTCGACTCGTCGTCCGATTACTATAGACTCGGCAGCAGTGTGCACCGATTGACGTCGATTCGCACACCCACACTAATCCTCAACTCGCTCGACGACCCCGTTGTCTCAGAACTGGGCATTCCCTACGCCGAAGCCAAAGTCAACCCATACACATACCTCGTGACCACCTCGGTCGGCGGCCACTTGGGCTGGTTCGAGCCCGGTGGCAAACGGTGGTTCGCCGGCGTCATTGCCGACTACTTCATCACCCTCGACAACAACGTCAGTACCGTCAAAAATGCGGTCGCCTCGCTCGACCACCTGCCCAAACGCAAGTGGAATGTAGATAGACACATCCTGTAA